Genomic DNA from Fibrobacter sp. UWP2:
TTCAGAAGAGGAGGATTCCTTGTCGGCTACGGACGAAGAGGAGATTTCTTCGGCCTGGGTAATGGGAAGCAGGTCTTCGTCAAAGGTATCGTACAGAGTGCAGCCAGTAAACGAAAGGGCGAGCACAGCAAAAATGGATAATGTCTTTTTCATTTCTATACCTCCTTACCATTCCACGCCAAGGCTTACGTAGGCTCCGTTACCCATATCGGTAATGAGTGCGTAGCCGACTTCGATGTTGAATACCCAGAGCGAAACGAAAACGCCGCTCCTGAACTGCATCCACTGTTCCTCGTCGCTCTTGGCAATCGGGAAAATGGCGGTTTCGCGGAAGCCAAAGAACTTGTAGCCGAGTTCGACCTGGCCGAGCGGAGCTACGTAAACGCGTTCGAGTTCATCGCCAATGGCGAACCCGACCATGCCTCCGGCACCGATGGCAAAGGAACCTTCGGCCTTTTCGCCGAAGTTCAACTTGACGCGCACGGCGGCGGCCACGTCGGGCAATATGAACATGTCCTTTTTCTTAAGCCCGTAACCCAGAGCGGCCTCGTTGTCGTAAATGGCGCCGACGCCTGTGATGGCGGCCCAAAGGGACGGGTGCACGCCGCGGCGCTTCTCGATTTCGGCGTCTTCGGCGGCCTTTTGTTCTTGGGCGGTCGTGGTCTCGGCTGCCTGCAGGGAGTCGGCGTCAAAGGCGGGGCCAAAGTCCACGCCCTCGGTATTGCCCTGGTTTTCCCAAATCCAGCGACCGTTCAGCTTTGCCGACTTTTGTGGGAATTCCACCGAGCCCTTGAATGCGGCCGGCGTGCCGTCAAACTTGGTGACGGAGGATTCGCCGTCGACCTTTACGGGGGAGCCCTTGGGGAAGGAAATGCGCAGGTGGCTCTGTGAAGCCGGACCCGGGTTGATGCGCGTGTGGAACAGCTTGACGCCGTTCAGGTAGTAGGCGCTGCGCACGGGCTGCGTGTTGTCAAGGTAAAGCATGGGTGCGCCCGTGGTGTCCACCTTGTACACGGCACGGGAGCCTTCGTTAGACAAGTCTTCGTTGAGCTTGGCAACGCGTTCCAAGAAGAACGGGGCAAAGCCCTCGCCGTCTTGGCGCACCACCATCTCGCGGCAGGTCTCGCCCCACTTTTGGGCAATTTCAAAGGCGCGTTTTTGGTGGTTCGGCTCAAACGTCAGGTTGAAGTTGTAGTTCGCCTGGAATCCCTTGGTGAGCGGTTCCAGGAACACGCCGCCGTCGAGGTTTACGTGCTGGTCTTTGGAGGTCGAGAGGCTGTAAAGAGCGTCGACGCAAGCGAAGATCTGTTTTTTGCGGTCTTCCAGGCCGCGGGCGGTCTCCATGTAGCCAAGGCGGACTTCACCGGTCACCTGCATGTAGCGGGCTTCGAATTCGGGGAGTTCTACGCGGTAGAAGTCCCAGCAGTCTTCGCCCATCACGTCGTTGATGCTAATGGCCGAGCAGTGGTCGTTCATCTTCGCGATTTTGTCGGCGTACTGGAGTAGGGAGTCCAGCTCTTCGTTGGCGCTGCCCAGACCTTGTTGCAACTTTTTCAATTCATCTTGGTGCTTGTGGAATATCGCGGGGTCCTGCACAAAGATCGAAGCGGATTGCGACGCCTCGTTTGCGGGAGCTTCTACCTTGGGAGTTTCAGCTACAGGGACGCTATCGGCTGCAGGTGCCGCGGGCGTTGCTGCAGTGTCGGCAGGTTGCGAGACTTCGGCTTTAGGCGTTTCTGTGGTGGGGAGTGCCGCGGGCTCCTGCGCAAAAGCAAAAGCCGTAATGGCTAGAGGGAGGACGAATTTTAGTTTGTTTTTCATAGGCATAACAACTTATTACGGAGCGTTCGCTCGCGTAATAAATTCTCACAAAAATGTTACACATAGAATGTAAGTTCTAAGTTTACATTCGTCAATAGGAGGTGATGTACCTTAAAAGACCTTTTGCCCATTTTTAGGGACAAAAAAGCCCTTTTGGGAGGTCTTGCTTAGCCTTTAATGCGCCTCGAGCCAGTTTTCACCGAAGCCCACGCTCGCAACGAGCGGAACCTTCAGCTCCATGGCACCTTCCATTTCAGATTTCACCATCTGGGCCATCGCTTCCACCTGGTCGCGGGGGCATTCGAACACGAGTTCGTCGTGCACCTGCAGCATCATGCGGAGCGGGAGTTTTTCTTCGTTGATTCTCTTCTGGATGCGTATCATCGCAATCTTGATGAGGTCGGCGGCGGAGCCTTGGACGGGAGTATTCACGGCCATGCGCTCGGCCATTTGCGATTCCATGCGGTCGCTGCTGTCGATACCTGCGATGTAGCGGCGGCGGCCCGAAAGCGTTTCCACATAGCCGTCGCGGTGGGCGGCCGCCTTGGTATCTTCAATAAACTGCTGTACACCCTGGTACATCCCGAAGTAACCGTCGATGAAATCCCTTGCCTGCGACATCGGGATTTTTAGGTCACGGGCGAGGCGGAAGGCCGTCATGCCGTAGAGCACGCCGAAATTCACCACCTTGGCATCGCGCCTCATGTCACTCGTGACGGCGTCTAGGTCAACTCCGTAAATTGCGGCGGCTGTGCGGGCGTGGATGTCGATGCCTTCCTTGTAGCTTTCGATGAGCGCGGCATCGCCACTCAGGTGTGCGAGCATTCTGAGTTCAATCTGCGAGTAGTCTACCGCAAGGATTACGTTGTCCTTGCTCTGCGGGATAAATGCTGCGCGAATCTTTTTACCCAAGTCGCTACGCACGGGAATGTTCTGCAGGTTCGGATCGCGGCTCGAAAGGCGGCCTGTCGCGGTACCCCACTGGATAAAGCTCGTGTGGATGCGGCGCGTGTCCGGATTGATGAGCGTCGGGAGCACCGAGATGTAGGTGCTCTGCATCTTCTTGAGTTCGCGGTATTCTATGACGGAAAAAACAATCGGGTGCGGCGCGCGGAACGAAAGTTCTTCGAGAACGACGGCGTCGGTACTGCGCTTCTTGATTTCGGGGAGGCCGAGCGTATCGAAAAGCACATCGCCCAGCTGCTTTGGCGAGCCGATGTTGAACTCGACGCCCGCCATGTCGCAAATTTCCTTTTCCAGGTTTTCGATGCGGCGTGCAAGTTCCTGCTCCAGCGTCTTGAGGGCCGGAACATCAATCGCGACGCCCACGGATTCCATCTGGTACAGTACCTTCAGCAGCGGCATTTCCTGCTCGAAGAAATACTTCACGTAGTCGAGCTTTTCGAGTTCCTGCTTGAGCGGCTTCCAAAGGCGGAGCGTGTAGACTGCATCTTCGGCGCCGTATTCGGTGGCGTCCTTGATGGGCGTGCGGTTGAACGTAATCTGGTTCTTGCCACGTCCAATCAGGTTCTCGATGGGAATCATCTCGTGCTGCAGGCGCTGCATCACCTGGTTGTCGAGGCCGAGGCCCGATTGTCCCGGCGAAAGCATCCAGGCGGCAATCAGCGTGTCGATGATATTTGCGTTGTCGATGACGGCTTGCGGAATCTTGAAAGCGCGGGCGAGAACGTGCAGGTCGAATTTTGCGTTATGGAATACGAATGCTCGTTTTGAAGCCGCGCCCTCGGCGCCATCATTTTCAGCGACAGGTGCATTGTCGGCGAAAAATGTGCAGAACCACTCCTTCGCCTTGTTGAAGTCGAAGTTGCCGCCCTTGCCCGCGGGGAGCGGGAACCCGATTTCATCGGTGTGCGCAAGGGGAATGTAGTAGCCTTTCGCCACGTTGCCTTCGCTGTCGGCAGACGCAAGGCACATTCCCACGAGGCCGCACTGCATCGGGTCGAGGCCATCGGTTTCGGTGTCGATACCCACGGTGCTTGCGGCGGCAAATTCGGCCTTCATCTGCTCGAAAATTTCATCGGTGTCAACACAGATATAAGTCGGCGGGATATCGACCGGAAAATCGGCGCTTACTACGGTGTCTCCGTTCGCAGAGTCAGTGCTTCCCGTGCCATCAGAACCTTCGCGCACAAAGCCCGTCTTGCTGGGAATGCCTTCCAAAAGGCGGAGTAGACTGTTGATTTCGTGATCCTTGAACATCTGCGCCAAGGTGTCTACGTGCAGGCCGTTGTATTCCAGCGTGTCGAGGTTGCCACTAAAGGCGCGCTTGGTCTGGAGAGTCACCAGTTCGCGGCTGAGAAATGCCTTTTCGCGGTTGTTTTCCAGATTGTCATGCAAACCCTTTTTAGTCACTTTATCCAGGTTTGCGTAAAGGTTGTCCATGTCGCCAAAGTCATTCAGCAACTGGATGGCGGTTTTCGGACCCACCTTCGGAACGCCGGGGACGTTGTCGCTTGCGTCACCCATGAGTGCCAAATAATCGCGAATTTTTTCGGGCGGAAGTCCGTATTTTTCAAGAACCTGTTCCGGGCCAAAGTCAATGCCGTCGGCGCCTTTCGTCAAATGGAAAAGATGGATCTTGTCGGTTACGATCTGCGACATGTCCTTGTCTTTACTTAAAATCACCACATGGTCAAAGCCTGCTTCGACCGCGGCCATGGCGGTACTTGCCATCACGTCGTCCGCTTCGTAACCCGGTTCCGACAAGAGCGGAATTCCGCTTGCTTCCAGACTTTCGCCGAGGAGCGGCATCTGAGCCGCCATTTCTTCGGGCATGGGCCCGCGATTGGCCTTGTAGTCGGGGTAAAGTTCGTGCCTGAAGGTCTTGGTGTGCGCCACGTCGCGTGCAATGGCGAAATGTGTCGGCTTGTGTTTGGCCAAAATGCGGAGTACGGCCCCCCAGTAGCCATGCATCATCGAAACCTCTTCGCCTTGGCTGTTTTTCAGCGGGTTCTGCGAATAGGCGTAAAACATGCGGAACGCAAGCGCGTAAGAGTCGAGCAAAAGTAGAGTCTTTTCAGGCATGCTTTGAATGTAGAAAATTTGTATATTGAATTAATGTAAAAAAGGAGTTGGATATGCAATCGAGAGTTAAAGAGGCAATCATTTTGGCGGTGGCCATTTTGTGCTTGGGTGTATTTTTCTATCGGGCCCAAATCGATGTCAAGGATCGCGACCGTGTGGTATTCGTGCGCGGACTTGCTGAACGCGAAGTTTCGGCTGATTTTGTGATTTGGCCGATTGTATACAAAGAGGTGGGCAACGATCTTGCCGAGCTTTCTGCAACATTACAGTCCAAGTCGCAGATACTTGAAAAGTTCCTGCTCGAAAACGGCGTGAAAAAAGAAGATATCACTTACTCGACCCCGGCCATTGTCGATGCCGATGGCGAATTGTACAGCGGCGGCAAGCATGCCTATCGTTATGTCGCGACAGTTGTGGCAACGGTAGCCACGAACGATGTGGCTCTTGTTCGTAAGGTCATGGAGAAACAGAGCGAACTCCTGAAACATGGAATCGCCTTTAGCGGTAGCGATTACCAGTATCGCACCGTCTATAGCTTTAACGGTCTCAACGAAATCAAACCCGCCATGATTGACGAGGCTACTAAGAATGCAAGGAGTGCCGCCGAGAAGTTTGCGAAGGATTCCGATAGCAAACTCGGCAAAATCAAGACGGCCACGCAGGGTGTGTTCTCCATTGAAGACCGCGACGAAAATACGCCGTATATCAAGAAAGTGCGCGTCGTAACGAACGTGCAGTATTTCTTGGAAGATTAAACCATGAAAAAGAATGCAAAAATTGTGCTGTTTGTGCTCGGCATGGCGATCCTTGCTGCCTGTGGAAGTGACGAATCCAGTAACCCCGAGCCTTTTTATTTGGAGAAAGTTCCTCCCTGTAGATCTAATTCCGAAGATAATTGTGAGTACGGATTGTTGACGGATGAACGTGATGGTCAAACATATAAAACAGTGAAAATCCGCGATCTTTGGTGGATGAAAGAAAATTTGAAATACCGTTATTTGCAACCTACTTCGTCTATGGATTCAAGTAGCTTTTGCTACAACGATACTCTTGAATATTGCGGAATAGATGGTCGTTTGTATTTATGGAGTGCCGCAATGGATAGCGCTGGCGTTTTTTCCGATAACGGCAAGGGATGTGGTTATGGTTCAGAGTGCAACCATGCTGCTGTGGTTCGGGGTGTTTGCCCTGCGGGCTGGCATCTTCCGAGTGAAGAAGAGTGGAATAATCTTTTTCAAGCGGTTGGATATGGCAACTTTATCGGCGACAAACTAAAGACGACAACAGGTTGGTATAGTAATGGAACCGATGATTATTCGTTCTCTGTTGCTCCAGTTTCTCCGATGTATTATCATGATGGACAATATGGATTCTTTCTCCGATGGGATACGTATACGGCATACTGGAGTACGGCATCAAGGGATGAATTCTATGCTGTTACAATGTACGTTACGAATGTAGATTATTATGTGTATGTTGGTGATTACTATGATTTTGCAAAGATAAATGCATATCCTGTCCGCTGCGTGAAGGATTAGTATATTTTCCTCAAAAAGGAGTCTCTATGAAGAACTTTAGCGAAAACATCAAGTACATCGGTGTCGATGACCGCGACTTGGATTTGTTCGAAGGCCAGTACGTGGTGCCCGAGGGCATGGCCTACAATTCGTATGTGATTATTGACGAAAAGATTGCCGTGACGGACACGGTCGATGCGCACAAGGTGGGCGAGTGGCTTGCCAATCTGGATGCCGCTCTCGCTGGCCGCAAGCCGGACTACCTGGTGATTCACCACTTGGAACCGGACCATGCCGGTGGCATTGCTGATTTTGTCGCGAAGTACCCGGAGGCGACGCTTGTGGCATCTGCGAAGGCGTTTGCGCTGCTGCCGCAGTTCATGGCGCTCCCGGAATCGGTCAAGAAGCAGACCGTGAAGGAAGGCGATACGCTTGCGCTCGGTGCGCACACCTTGCAGTTTATCGGTGCTCCGATGGTGCACTGGCCCGAAGTGCTGTTCAGTTACGAACAGAGTGAAAAGGTCTTGTTCTCGGCCGATGCGTTCGGCAAGTTCGGCGTGTACGATGCCGACCCGGACGACTGGGCCTGCGAGGCCCGCCGCTACTACTTCAATATCGTGGGCAAGTACGGCAACCAGGTGCAGGCGGTGCTCAAGAAGGCTGCTGCACTCGACATCAAGACGATTTGCCCGCTGCATGGCCCGGTGCTCACCGAAAATCTGGGCTACTACATCGACAAGTACAATACCTGGAGCAGCTACGCTCCCGAAGACAAGGGCGTGCTTGTGGCGTATGCCTCTATTTACGGCGGAACCAAGAAGGCCGCGGAATTGCTCGGTGAAAAGCTCAAGGCCGCCGGTGTCGAGAAGGTGGTGGTTTCTGACCTTGCCCGCAGCGACATGGCCGAAGTCATTGAGGACGCCTTCCGCTACGATCGCATGGTGGTGGCTGCTCCTACATATGATGCGGGCCTCTTCCCGGTCATGGAAGATTTCCTCAATCACCTGAAGGCAAAGAACTATTCCAACCGCAAGGTGGGCATCGTGGAAAACGGCACGTGGGCTCCGATGGCCGCGAAGAAGATGACGGAAATCCTCGCCACGCTCAAGAACGTGACGCTTGCCGAAACGGTAGTGACGGTAAAATCGACGCTCAGCGCCGAATCCGAAGCCGCGATGGACAAAATCGTTCAAGAACTTGTGTAAGAGAGTGTCATCCTGAGCGTAGCCCCTATGGGGCGAAGTCGAAGGATCTAGCAACCAAAGGCTGCGGGCAACATTTCAATGACATCGCTCGGGAGCATGCTGAATGCTCCCATTTTTTTGCGGGCTATGCGGCCCGCTTTTTGATGCAACAATGCTCCGAGTACGGCGGCTTCGGGGGCGGCAAGGCCTTGCGCGAGTAGGGCCGTGATGATGCCCGTGAGAACGTCGCCGGAACCGCCTTTGGCGAGTCCGGAGTTATGTGCGGGAATCACGAATACGCGGCCGTCGGGAATGCCGACAAATGTCGGCGCGCCCTTCAGGAGAATGACCTTCTTTGTATTGCGGGCGATGTCGCGCACCAGTTTGGGGATGTCGATGTCGTTTGCCGGAAGGGCGCCGAAAAGCCTTTCGAATTCCCGACGGTGCGGCGTGAGGATTGCTTCGCTGGGAATGCCGAACAGGAATGACGATGCTCCCGAGGTGGGGCTTGCTGAAGTCTTGTTGAGCGTGGCGATGGCGTTCAGCGCGTCGGCGTCGATGACCGCCGGGCACTTGATTTGCGGAAGTAGGTCGATGACGGCGTCGCGCGTGCATTCGGCGCACCCGATTCCGGGCCCGATGGCGAGCGCCTGGTTGTGCTTTGCCTTTTCAAGAATTTGCGGGATGTGCGCGGGCGAGAGGGCTGTGGCGCGGTCGTCGACCGTGTCGCCGTCTTGGCCGGCCATGTCTTGCAGGTTCACGAATACGGGTTCCGAGAGTTTCGCCTGCAGTACGGGCATTGTGGCGTCGGGGCTTGCGAGCGTCACGAGGCCGGCGCCGCTCCGGAGGGCGGCCTGCGTGCAGAGCGCGGCGGCTCCCGGCATATCGCCGGAGCCTGCGACAATCATGGCGCAGCCTTGCTTGCGCTTGTCACCCCAGTCGTCGCGCTCGGGCAGCATTTGCGGTATGAGCGTTTTGGTGGCGAGGAACGTGTTTTCGCTGAACTGGGCGACGATGCCTGCGGGGTAGCCGAGCGGCGCGACCGAGGCTTCCCCGAAAGCGGGACCGCCTTCGCGCGTGTAGGCGTCCAGCCGCGGGAACCCGAACAGGAGGGATTCAAGTGCGTGTATGCAGGGTTCCCGACGCCCATGTTCCGCGGAATCGTAACCGGTGGGGGCGTCGGCCGCGACAACCGGGATGTTTGATGCGGCAATGTCGCGGACCGCGGCTGCGAACGTCTCCCGCAGTTCTCCGTGCGCTCCGTTCCCGAGCATGCAATCTACGGCCAGCGTGATGCCTGCGAATCTCGGCGCCCGCTGCGCAGTTTCAGCCTGCGTCGCGACTTCTGTCGGCGAATACATCGTTAAACGCCCGCCGGCCTGCGCAAAATCATCCAAAGCCATCTTGGCTTCGTTCTGGAACTTCTCGGCGGCGGCAAGCGAATACGTGGTGCAGGGGATTCCCGCTTCAATCAGCAGCTTCGCGAGCACGAGCCCGTCGCCCCCGTTGTTGCCTCCACCGACAAATACCGCCACAGACCGCGGCGCATTTCCAATCTGCGTTTCGGGCGCATCCCCGGTCCCGCAATAAGCATCCCCGCGACAAACGGCGTCGCGGTTCAAAACTTCAATCACCTTCTTGAACAGCGCGGCTCCCGCCTGTTTCATCAGTTCATAACCGGCCTCAATCGTCACGCGCGTCTCACCTTCAATTGGGGCGTCTGTCTGGCGAACGTCCTTGGCGAGCGCTTCCTTGGCCGCCTTGTCAAGTGCACGCATCCCCTCGGTCGAGAGGACGGGCATGAGTTCCGTAAAGCTGAACTGGTCGAGAAGTTTCATATTTTGAATATAAATTTATACCGCAGCCTTTGACAAGACCTCGATGGCGTATTCGCTCGGAAAACTAGAACAAATCCAGTGAACTGTCCAGGTAAATCTCTTCGCGCACTTTGAGCTGGTGCTCGGGCTTGGTCATGTAGTAAAGCAGGAATTCCAGGATGATGGCGCTGCCGAGGCTACGCCCTTCGATTTTGAAGTGCCGGAATCCCGCTGGCGCGTACACATTCTGGATGTCGTCTATCCCGATAAATCCCGGGTTCTTCATCGCGTCGGAGAAACGGTAGCCTCTCTGGGCGGTGGGCGAGATGCATTCATGGTCTGCACAGTCTTCGCCGAGGCTCTTGCGGCTCACGTTCTCGTAGCAGGCCTTGCGGTCATGGCAACCGAACCAGCAGCATTCATTGCACAGAAACTCGACCTTCTGCTTTTGCGCATCCGTGAGCGCGTTCAGCTTTTCAAATTTCTTGTTGAGCCGAAAATCCGGAACAACGTAACGGAATTCATCGCGGTCCAGTTCGGCGACAAACTGCTCAAAGTCAGTAATCACCTTCGTGGTCGAAGAGACGAAATAAAACCCGGGATACTTTGCCTTGATGTAATTGAGTAGAAGGTCCGAGTGCACGATGATGCCCGCGCAGTCCAAACCCGCATCGTTTCCAGCGCAGTCTGTACCCGAACCTTTTTTACTTGCGTTCTCGAACACCCTGCACAACTCGTTGCACCGCGCATCATCAAGGTGTTCTTCGCGAACTAGCGAATTGCTGAAGGTAAGCCGAGGTGAAATCCCGTATTCCTTCACGAGTGCAGCGACTTTCTCCGGCTCAGCCTCGCCGAATCCGACGCGCCCGCCACCCCAGATGCAATCGCTCGGCGCTCCGTAAATAGAGCCGATTTCGCACCAGTCGTAAAAGTATTCCCGATGTTCGCGCCATAGCGGCAAAAAAGCCTTGTACAGGTCGTAAAACTCGAACAGTCCAGGAAGGTGGAAAAAGATTTTCATCTTGCCCAAAGTATAATATAATTGAAGGCGAAAAAAAGGAACCCTTGCGGGTTCCTTTTTTAATTCTGGCTCAAGGTCCCTGAGCTTGTCGAA
This window encodes:
- the polA gene encoding DNA polymerase I codes for the protein MPEKTLLLLDSYALAFRMFYAYSQNPLKNSQGEEVSMMHGYWGAVLRILAKHKPTHFAIARDVAHTKTFRHELYPDYKANRGPMPEEMAAQMPLLGESLEASGIPLLSEPGYEADDVMASTAMAAVEAGFDHVVILSKDKDMSQIVTDKIHLFHLTKGADGIDFGPEQVLEKYGLPPEKIRDYLALMGDASDNVPGVPKVGPKTAIQLLNDFGDMDNLYANLDKVTKKGLHDNLENNREKAFLSRELVTLQTKRAFSGNLDTLEYNGLHVDTLAQMFKDHEINSLLRLLEGIPSKTGFVREGSDGTGSTDSANGDTVVSADFPVDIPPTYICVDTDEIFEQMKAEFAAASTVGIDTETDGLDPMQCGLVGMCLASADSEGNVAKGYYIPLAHTDEIGFPLPAGKGGNFDFNKAKEWFCTFFADNAPVAENDGAEGAASKRAFVFHNAKFDLHVLARAFKIPQAVIDNANIIDTLIAAWMLSPGQSGLGLDNQVMQRLQHEMIPIENLIGRGKNQITFNRTPIKDATEYGAEDAVYTLRLWKPLKQELEKLDYVKYFFEQEMPLLKVLYQMESVGVAIDVPALKTLEQELARRIENLEKEICDMAGVEFNIGSPKQLGDVLFDTLGLPEIKKRSTDAVVLEELSFRAPHPIVFSVIEYRELKKMQSTYISVLPTLINPDTRRIHTSFIQWGTATGRLSSRDPNLQNIPVRSDLGKKIRAAFIPQSKDNVILAVDYSQIELRMLAHLSGDAALIESYKEGIDIHARTAAAIYGVDLDAVTSDMRRDAKVVNFGVLYGMTAFRLARDLKIPMSQARDFIDGYFGMYQGVQQFIEDTKAAAHRDGYVETLSGRRRYIAGIDSSDRMESQMAERMAVNTPVQGSAADLIKIAMIRIQKRINEEKLPLRMMLQVHDELVFECPRDQVEAMAQMVKSEMEGAMELKVPLVASVGFGENWLEAH
- a CDS encoding SIMPL domain-containing protein; the encoded protein is MQSRVKEAIILAVAILCLGVFFYRAQIDVKDRDRVVFVRGLAEREVSADFVIWPIVYKEVGNDLAELSATLQSKSQILEKFLLENGVKKEDITYSTPAIVDADGELYSGGKHAYRYVATVVATVATNDVALVRKVMEKQSELLKHGIAFSGSDYQYRTVYSFNGLNEIKPAMIDEATKNARSAAEKFAKDSDSKLGKIKTATQGVFSIEDRDENTPYIKKVRVVTNVQYFLED
- a CDS encoding FISUMP domain-containing protein, with amino-acid sequence MKKNAKIVLFVLGMAILAACGSDESSNPEPFYLEKVPPCRSNSEDNCEYGLLTDERDGQTYKTVKIRDLWWMKENLKYRYLQPTSSMDSSSFCYNDTLEYCGIDGRLYLWSAAMDSAGVFSDNGKGCGYGSECNHAAVVRGVCPAGWHLPSEEEWNNLFQAVGYGNFIGDKLKTTTGWYSNGTDDYSFSVAPVSPMYYHDGQYGFFLRWDTYTAYWSTASRDEFYAVTMYVTNVDYYVYVGDYYDFAKINAYPVRCVKD
- a CDS encoding FprA family A-type flavoprotein, which codes for MKNFSENIKYIGVDDRDLDLFEGQYVVPEGMAYNSYVIIDEKIAVTDTVDAHKVGEWLANLDAALAGRKPDYLVIHHLEPDHAGGIADFVAKYPEATLVASAKAFALLPQFMALPESVKKQTVKEGDTLALGAHTLQFIGAPMVHWPEVLFSYEQSEKVLFSADAFGKFGVYDADPDDWACEARRYYFNIVGKYGNQVQAVLKKAAALDIKTICPLHGPVLTENLGYYIDKYNTWSSYAPEDKGVLVAYASIYGGTKKAAELLGEKLKAAGVEKVVVSDLARSDMAEVIEDAFRYDRMVVAAPTYDAGLFPVMEDFLNHLKAKNYSNRKVGIVENGTWAPMAAKKMTEILATLKNVTLAETVVTVKSTLSAESEAAMDKIVQELV
- a CDS encoding NAD(P)H-hydrate dehydratase; amino-acid sequence: MKLLDQFSFTELMPVLSTEGMRALDKAAKEALAKDVRQTDAPIEGETRVTIEAGYELMKQAGAALFKKVIEVLNRDAVCRGDAYCGTGDAPETQIGNAPRSVAVFVGGGNNGGDGLVLAKLLIEAGIPCTTYSLAAAEKFQNEAKMALDDFAQAGGRLTMYSPTEVATQAETAQRAPRFAGITLAVDCMLGNGAHGELRETFAAAVRDIAASNIPVVAADAPTGYDSAEHGRREPCIHALESLLFGFPRLDAYTREGGPAFGEASVAPLGYPAGIVAQFSENTFLATKTLIPQMLPERDDWGDKRKQGCAMIVAGSGDMPGAAALCTQAALRSGAGLVTLASPDATMPVLQAKLSEPVFVNLQDMAGQDGDTVDDRATALSPAHIPQILEKAKHNQALAIGPGIGCAECTRDAVIDLLPQIKCPAVIDADALNAIATLNKTSASPTSGASSFLFGIPSEAILTPHRREFERLFGALPANDIDIPKLVRDIARNTKKVILLKGAPTFVGIPDGRVFVIPAHNSGLAKGGSGDVLTGIITALLAQGLAAPEAAVLGALLHQKAGRIARKKMGAFSMLPSDVIEMLPAAFGC